One segment of Alnus glutinosa chromosome 2, dhAlnGlut1.1, whole genome shotgun sequence DNA contains the following:
- the LOC133861624 gene encoding scarecrow-like protein 23 — protein MLQSLVPQSPISNTNPNTSPSNSNAMRTKRVDRDDSSGDEATMKRRNLLNEASVSGEKAVEEAEEGESSGLRLLGLLLQCAESVATENLDDATDLLPEIVELSSPYGSSPQRVGAYFAHALQARVITSCLGTYSPLSSRSQTLTQSQRIFLALQSYNSISPLVKFSHFTANQAIFQALDGQDRVHVIDLDIMQGLQWPGLFHILASRTRKIRSMRVTGFGSSSELLESTGKRLADFATSLGLPFEFHSFEGKIGNLKDPSQLGVRPSEAIVVHWMHHCLYDITGSDLRALRLLTLLRPRVMTMVEQDLSHGGGFLARFVEALHYYSALFDALGDGLDGESVERHMVEQQLFGCEIRNIVAVGGPKRTGEEKVERWGDELRRVGFRPVSLGGNPAAQASLLLGMFPWKGYTLVEENGCLKLGWKDLSLLTASAWQPSV, from the coding sequence ATGCTTCAAAGCTTGGTTCCGCAATCTCCAATTTCGAATACTAACCCTAATACTAGTCCTAGCAATAGCAACGCCATGAGGACGAAGCGCGTGGACCGCGATGATAGCTCCGGCGACGAGGCGACGATGAAGCGGAGGAATTTGTTGAACGAGGCGTCGGTCTCCGGCGAGAAGGCCGTGGAGGAAGCGGAGGAGGGCGAGTCGAGCGGGCTGAGACTCCTAGGGCTTCTGCTGCAGTGCGCCGAGAGCGTCGCCACGGAGAACCTCGACGACGCCACCGATCTCCTCCCCGAAATTGTGGAGCTCTCGTCCCCGTACGGCTCGTCGCCGCAGCGCGTGGGGGCATACTTCGCGCACGCACTCCAGGCGCGCGTGATCACCTCCTGCCTGGGCACCTACTCGCCGCTGAGCTCCAGAAGCCAAACCCTAACCCAGTCCCAGAGAATCTTCTTGGCTCTCCAATCCTACAATTCCATCAGCCCTTTAGTGAAATTCTCTCACTTCACAGCCAACCAAGCCATTTTCCAAGCCTTGGACGGCCAAGACCGCGTACACGTCATCGATCTCGATATAATGCAGGGCCTCCAGTGGCCAGGGCTGTTCCACATCCTCGCCTCCCGAACTAGAAAGATCCGATCTATGCGGGTCACCGGGTTCGGATCCTCCTCCGAGTTGTTGGAGTCGACCGGTAAGAGACTGGCGGACTTCGCGACGTCGCTGGGGTTGCCTTTCGAGTTCCACTCGTTCGAGGGCAAAATAGGGAATCTGAAAGATCCGAGTCAACTCGGGGTGAGGCCGAGCGAGGCGATCGTCGTGCACTGGATGCACCACTGCCTGTACGACATAACGGGGAGCGACTTGAGAGCGTTGAGATTGTTGACTTTGTTGAGACCGAGGGTGATGACGATGGTGGAACAGGATCTGAGCCACGGCGGCGGGTTCTTGGCGAGGTTCGTGGAGGCTTTGCATTACTACAGCGCGTTGTTCGACGCGCTGGGGGACGGATTGGATGGGGAGAGCGTGGAGAGGCATATGGTGGAGCAGCAGTTGTTTGGGTGCGAGATTAGAAACATCGTGGCCGTGGGTGGGCCCAAGAGGACCGGGGAGGAGAAGGTGGAGAGGTGGGGGGACGAGCTGAGGCGGGTCGGGTTCCGGCCGGTTTCGCTTGGGGGGAACCCGGCGGCCCAGGCCAGCTTGTTGCTTGGGATGTTCCCATGGAAGGGTTATACTCTGGTGGAGGAGAATGGGTGCTTGAAGTTAGGGTGGAAGGATCTGTCTTTGCTCACAGCCTCGGCGTGGCAGCCGTCGGTTTGA
- the LOC133861403 gene encoding pentatricopeptide repeat-containing protein At4g02750-like encodes MRIRLIGEKGSQVFNQNLKITRLGKSGRIEEAIHVFSRLTVKNVVSYNSMISAYCKNGRISDARRLFDEMPQRNLVSWNSMIAGYLHNDKVEEASELFDKMPKRDLFSWALMITCYTRNGELEKARKLFDLLPDKRDTVCWNAMIAGYVKNRRFDDAKKLFGEMPVKDFVSWNSMLAGYTKNAEMHLALQLFEEMEERDVVSWNLLVDGFVEVGDLDSAWQFFKQIPNPNVVSWVTMLCGFARNGKIMEARRLFDQMPHRNVVSWNAMIAAYVQNCQHDEANRLFMDMPERDSVSWTTMINGYVRVGKIGEARGYLDRMPFKNIAAQTAMISGYVQNKRMDEASQLFSQIGTWDTVCWNTMIAGYAQFGRMDDALCLFRQMVNKDMVSWNTMIVGYAQAGQMDEALKIFEEIGERNIISWNSLIAGFLQNGLYLDGLKSFVLMWKEGKKPDQSTFACGLSACANLAALQVGKQLHHMIVKSGYVNDLFVSNALISMYAKSGRVFDAELLFKDINHVDVVSWNSLIGGFALNGYGREAVKLFEEMLINGVVPDQVTFVGVLSACCHAGLVDCGLELFKSMNEVYSVEPLVEHYACMVDLLGRAGRLEEAFNVVRGMKIRANAGIWGALLGASRVHQNLELGRHAAEKLLELEPHKTSNYVLLSHMHAEVGSWEEVERVRVSMKKSRAEKQPGCSWIELRNQINAFLSDNQLQPRTAEVCNTLTALTAQMRNPVDLSDFKSLLGIFD; translated from the coding sequence ATGAGGATCAGATTGATAGGGGAGAAAGGAAGTCAAGTGTTTAACCAGAATCTGAAAATTACCCGATTGGGGAAGTCTGGTCGGATCGAAGAAGCCATTCACGTTTTTTCACGGCTGACAGTGAAGAATGTTGTAAGCTACAACTCCATGATATCTGCTTACTGCAAGAACGGTAGAATAAGCGATGCACGCCGtctgtttgatgaaatgcctcaGAGAAACTTAGTTTCTTGGAACTCTATGATTGCTGGGTATTTGCATAATGATAAGGTTGAGGAAGCCTCTGAACTCTTTGATAAAATGCCTAAAAGAGACCTCTTTTCCTGGGCTTTGATGATAACTTGCTATACGCGTAATGGGGAACTTGAAAAGGCtagaaaattatttgatttgcTTCCTGATAAGCGAGACACAGTTTGTTGGAATGCTATGATTGCTGGTTATGTGAAGAACAGGCGTTTTGATGATGCCAAGAAATTGTTTGGAGAAATGCCGGTCAAAGATTTTGTTTCTTGGAATTCAATGCTAGCAGGATATACTAAGAATGCGGAAATGCATTTGGCGTTGCAGTTGTTTGAGGAAATGGAAGAGAGGGATGTGGTTTCGTGGAATCTGCTGGTGGATGGGTTTGTTGAGGTGGGTGATTTGGATTCTGCTTGGCAGTTCTTTAAACAGATTCCAAACCCGAACGTTGTTTCATGGGTTACAATGTTATGTGGCTTTGCACGAAATGGTAAGATTATGGAGGCTAGGAGACTTTTTGATCAGATGCCACATAGAAATGTGGTTTCTTGGAATGCGATGATTGCGGCATATGTTCAAAACTGCCAACATGATGAGGCTAATAGGCTATTTATGGACATGCCAGAGAGGGATTCTGTATCATGGACTACAATGATCAATGGGTATGTTCGTGTTGGTAAGATTGGTGAAGCAAGGGGTTATCTTGACCGCATGCCTTTCAAAAACATTGCTGCACAAACAGCAATGATCTCTGGATATGTACAAAATAAAAGGATGGATGAAGCTAGTCAACTATTCAGTCAGATTGGCACCTGGGATACTGTTTGTTGGAACACGATGATTGCAGGCTATGCTCAATTTGGGAGAATGGACGATGCTCTTTGTCTTTTTAGACAAATGGTCAATAAGGACATGGTTTCATGGAATACCATGATTGTTGGTTATGCTCAAGCTGGACAGATGGATGAAGCACTTAAAATATTTGAGGAGATAGGTGAAAGGAATATAATTTCATGGAATTCTTTGATTGCAGGTTTCTTGCAAAATGGGCTATATTTGGATGGACTGAAGAGTTTCGTGTTGATGTGGAAGGAAGGAAAGAAACCTGATCAGTCAACTTTTGCATGCGGACTAAGTGCATGTGCCAATCTTGCAGCTTTGCAAGTTGGGAAGCAACTTCACCATATGATTGTAAAGAGTGGTTATGTGAATGATTTATTTGTTAGCAATGCTCTGATCAGCATGTATGCTAAAAGCGGAAGGGTCTTTGATGCTGAGCTTTTGTTTAAAGATATCAATCATGTCGACGTGGTTTCTTGGAATTCTTTGATTGGTGGATTTGCTTTAAATGGGTATGGTCGAGAGGCTGTCAAACTCTTTGAAGAGATGCTCATTAATGGAGTGGTTCCTGACCAAGTCACTTTTGTTGGAGTATTGTCTGCGTGTTGTCATGCTGGCCTGGTTGATTGTGGTTTAGAATTGTTCAAAAGCATGAATGAAGTATACAGTGTTGAACCTTTGGTAGAGCACTATGCTTGCATGGTTGACTTGCTTGGTCGAGCGGGGAGGTTAGAAGAGGCCTTCAACGTGGTTAGAGGAATGAAGATCAGGGCGAATGCCGGAATATGGGGTGCACTCCTAGGAGCTTCCAGGGTACACCAGAATCTAGAACTTGGTAGACATGCTGCTGAGAAGCTTTTAGAACTTGAACCAcataaaacttcaaattatGTGCTCTTGTCGCATATGCATGCTGAGGTTGGTAGTTGGGAGGAGGTTGAGAGAGTCAGGGTATCAATGAAAAAGAGTAGAGCAGAGAAGCAACCAGGATGTAGCTGGATAGAACTCAGAAATCAAATAAATGCTTTCCTCTCTGATAATCAATTGCAGCCTAGAACAGCAGAGGTATGCAATACATTAACGGCTTTAACTGCACAGATGAGAAATCCAGTTGACTTATCTGATTTCAAATCTTTACTTGGCATTTTTGATTGA